The following are from one region of the Haemophilus parainfluenzae genome:
- a CDS encoding NAD(P)H-dependent oxidoreductase, with protein sequence MNILLLNGGKEFGHSHGELNNTLHKKAKEVLTALGHNVKETVIDAGYDIEAEIEKFLWMDAVIWQMPVWWMHEPWTVKKYIDEVFIAGHGKLYHSDGRHRVSPTEGFGTGGLLHGKKHMLSLTWNAPIEAFTREGDFFEGKDVDAVYMPFHKLNEFIGLTRLPTFTCNDVVKNPQVEQYFADYQAHLKKVFG encoded by the coding sequence ATGAACATTTTATTATTAAACGGTGGTAAAGAATTCGGCCATTCGCATGGTGAGTTAAACAACACGCTTCACAAAAAAGCAAAAGAAGTTTTGACCGCACTTGGACACAATGTAAAAGAAACTGTGATTGATGCTGGCTATGATATTGAGGCAGAAATCGAAAAATTCTTGTGGATGGATGCCGTGATTTGGCAGATGCCTGTTTGGTGGATGCACGAGCCTTGGACAGTGAAAAAATACATAGACGAAGTATTTATCGCTGGACACGGCAAGCTTTACCACAGTGATGGCCGTCATCGAGTCAGCCCGACCGAAGGATTTGGCACAGGTGGTTTGTTGCATGGTAAAAAACACATGCTTTCGCTTACTTGGAATGCGCCGATTGAAGCGTTCACCCGTGAAGGCGACTTCTTTGAAGGCAAAGATGTGGATGCTGTGTACATGCCTTTCCACAAACTCAACGAGTTCATCGGTTTGACCCGTCTACCGACATTTACATGTAACGATGTAGTTAAAAATCCACAAGTAGAACAATACTTCGCAGACTACCAAGCACATTTGAAAAAAGTGTTTGGTTAA
- a CDS encoding carboxymuconolactone decarboxylase family protein, translating to MSQFKIHTIESAPEAAQEALKAVQNANGFIPNLIGVLANAPTALETYRTVGGINGRNSLTATEREVVQITAAVVNGCGFCVAGHTKIALKVLKLEEELVNQIRATARIESDKKLDTLARFTLAVILQKAKLTEAQLKAFFDAGYTQENAIDVILGVSLATLCNYVNNIAETPINPELQAFA from the coding sequence ATGTCTCAATTTAAAATTCACACCATTGAATCAGCCCCTGAAGCCGCACAAGAAGCCTTAAAAGCCGTACAAAATGCCAATGGGTTTATTCCAAATTTAATTGGTGTTCTTGCGAATGCCCCTACTGCACTTGAAACTTATCGCACGGTAGGCGGCATTAATGGTCGTAACAGCTTAACGGCAACAGAACGCGAAGTGGTGCAAATTACCGCTGCTGTAGTCAATGGCTGTGGTTTCTGTGTAGCAGGCCACACGAAGATCGCTTTAAAAGTGTTAAAACTTGAAGAAGAGCTTGTGAACCAAATTCGTGCAACTGCTCGTATTGAAAGTGATAAAAAACTCGATACTTTAGCGCGTTTCACCCTTGCCGTTATTTTGCAAAAAGCAAAATTAACTGAAGCACAGCTTAAAGCGTTCTTTGATGCAGGTTATACTCAAGAAAATGCCATTGATGTGATTTTAGGTGTCAGCCTCGCCACATTATGTAACTATGTGAATAATATCGCTGAAACCCCAATCAATCCTGAATTACAGGCATTTGCATAA
- a CDS encoding rhodanese-like domain-containing protein produces the protein MKKLFTAVLSAAAIAVPFFASANTAPQTEQSAVQPEKAKGVWIDVRSAEEFNAGHLQDAVNIPHDKIIEGVKAIGSDKDAPINLYCRSGRRAEAALTELKNAGYTNVTNHGGYEDLVKKGLK, from the coding sequence ATGAAAAAATTATTCACAGCAGTACTTTCTGCGGCAGCGATTGCCGTACCTTTTTTTGCTTCTGCGAATACTGCACCACAAACAGAACAAAGCGCAGTACAACCAGAAAAAGCAAAAGGCGTTTGGATTGATGTACGTTCAGCTGAGGAATTTAACGCAGGTCATTTACAAGATGCGGTGAATATTCCACATGATAAAATCATTGAAGGTGTTAAAGCGATTGGTTCAGATAAAGATGCACCGATCAATCTTTACTGCCGTAGCGGTCGTCGTGCCGAAGCCGCGCTCACTGAGCTGAAAAATGCAGGCTATACCAATGTTACTAACCATGGTGGTTATGAAGATTTGGTTAAAAAAGGTTTGAAATAA
- a CDS encoding DMT family transporter → MFFVYLIVALAAGVALATQSAINTQLAKAMSGEALIATFISFAVGTIFLFFIALAKTDLWGNLSTIPSQPWWKLIGGVLGAVVVFTTVLLAPKLGITAMLFFIIVGQLITATTIDHFGLIGMPIREVNITKLIGLIIVAFGLVFYFFGDKLVELFGAR, encoded by the coding sequence ATGTTTTTTGTTTATCTCATTGTCGCTTTAGCGGCAGGCGTAGCACTCGCCACGCAATCAGCGATTAATACGCAATTGGCGAAAGCCATGAGTGGCGAAGCGCTGATTGCTACCTTTATTTCTTTTGCGGTAGGCACGATTTTCCTCTTTTTTATCGCCTTGGCTAAAACTGATTTATGGGGCAACTTATCCACGATTCCATCACAACCTTGGTGGAAATTAATTGGTGGTGTACTCGGCGCTGTTGTTGTGTTCACAACCGTTTTGCTTGCACCTAAATTAGGCATTACCGCGATGTTATTTTTTATCATCGTCGGACAATTAATTACGGCAACAACTATCGATCATTTCGGTCTTATCGGTATGCCGATCCGAGAAGTAAATATCACAAAACTCATCGGATTAATTATTGTCGCCTTTGGATTAGTGTTTTATTTCTTTGGGGATAAGTTGGTTGAGCTATTTGGGGCGAGATAG
- a CDS encoding thioredoxin family protein, with translation MQQLHTLKDIEQAITTHPLVSLYIKAPICGVCTVVAAQLDSALAVEGNVYAVKADIAEIPEMAGRFHVLTAPAWLLFYQGKEVERMARFIPQAQMKQTLAKWTKVVESEHQ, from the coding sequence ATGCAACAACTACACACTCTGAAAGACATCGAACAGGCCATCACCACACACCCTTTAGTATCACTGTACATCAAAGCCCCAATCTGCGGTGTTTGTACGGTCGTGGCCGCCCAGCTTGACTCAGCTTTGGCGGTAGAAGGAAATGTGTATGCCGTAAAAGCCGATATTGCTGAAATACCCGAAATGGCCGGACGTTTCCACGTACTGACCGCACCTGCATGGCTGCTGTTTTATCAAGGCAAGGAAGTAGAACGGATGGCCCGCTTCATCCCTCAGGCACAGATGAAGCAGACATTGGCAAAATGGACAAAAGTAGTAGAAAGCGAACATCAGTAA
- a CDS encoding redoxin family protein translates to MKKILIALLLFLSPLSFAQENVSLADIPLKTLDNQTVSLSQYQGKPLYIKMWASWCPICLAGLAEIDDLSAEKNLDFNVITIASPGQKNEQNSQKFINWYKGLDYKNITVLLDENGEIIKRANVLGYPFNLLLDKDLNLIKAQPGHLNSDQIKQFVKE, encoded by the coding sequence ATGAAAAAAATATTGATCGCACTTTTATTGTTTTTGAGTCCATTGAGTTTTGCACAAGAGAATGTGTCTTTGGCGGACATCCCCTTGAAGACGTTGGATAATCAAACCGTCTCTTTATCACAATATCAAGGCAAACCGCTTTATATCAAAATGTGGGCATCTTGGTGTCCAATTTGTTTAGCGGGGTTAGCAGAAATTGATGATCTCAGTGCTGAAAAGAACCTTGATTTTAATGTGATTACGATTGCCTCACCTGGACAAAAGAATGAACAAAATAGTCAAAAATTTATCAATTGGTATAAAGGCTTGGACTATAAAAATATCACCGTATTATTGGATGAAAACGGTGAAATCATTAAACGAGCTAATGTATTAGGCTATCCGTTTAATTTACTATTGGATAAGGATTTAAATCTTATCAAAGCACAACCTGGACATTTGAATTCAGATCAAATTAAACAATTTGTGAAGGAATAA
- a CDS encoding MBL fold metallo-hydrolase: MRHTKKLITLAGIAAFVTYWFYLPTYPVYPKSDHYDPDTQTFYNAEPQRAPINVASALWEMTFHEKDFHPQKPLPTVKPNWTELLAPAEQSRFMWFGHSTLLMRIGNQTIITDPLFGNSASPVPIMMHRFQPPVAEIEELPPIDVVLLSHSHYDHLEQESIEKLMKTQSHFVVSLGMGVILQKWGIDAARITELDWWQSTERNGVKYTALPARHDSSRGLFDHNKALWSGFLIEHKRGQNEERFYFHGDSAQGKHFDEIASRVGKIDIAFIENGQYDERWPNNHLFPEQTAQLAAKLQPTRFMPIHWGAYPLALHTWNEPVLKSVPMARALGVNTLTPLLGQVFDVNTKTEDWFTQE, encoded by the coding sequence ATGAGACATACAAAGAAACTCATTACTCTTGCGGGAATTGCCGCATTTGTCACCTATTGGTTTTATCTGCCAACTTATCCGGTATATCCGAAGAGTGATCATTATGATCCTGATACACAAACTTTCTATAATGCAGAACCTCAACGCGCACCAATAAATGTTGCAAGTGCACTTTGGGAAATGACATTTCATGAAAAAGATTTTCACCCCCAAAAACCATTGCCCACGGTCAAACCAAATTGGACCGAGTTATTAGCGCCAGCTGAACAGAGTCGCTTTATGTGGTTTGGACATTCAACGCTACTTATGCGTATTGGCAATCAAACCATCATTACCGATCCACTTTTTGGAAATAGTGCGTCTCCAGTACCAATAATGATGCACCGTTTTCAACCACCTGTGGCAGAAATTGAAGAATTACCGCCTATAGATGTCGTGCTGCTTTCACATAGCCATTACGATCACCTTGAACAAGAAAGCATCGAAAAATTAATGAAAACGCAAAGTCATTTTGTGGTTTCTTTAGGAATGGGCGTGATATTACAAAAATGGGGAATAGATGCAGCTAGAATTACTGAATTAGACTGGTGGCAAAGCACTGAACGAAATGGCGTAAAATATACTGCATTACCTGCAAGACATGATTCTAGCCGTGGCTTGTTTGATCATAACAAAGCATTATGGTCTGGTTTTTTAATAGAGCATAAGCGCGGTCAAAATGAAGAACGTTTTTACTTCCATGGTGATTCCGCCCAAGGTAAACATTTTGATGAAATTGCCAGCCGTGTTGGCAAAATTGATATTGCGTTTATAGAGAACGGACAATATGACGAAAGATGGCCCAATAACCATCTTTTCCCTGAGCAAACCGCACAACTGGCAGCAAAACTACAGCCAACAAGATTTATGCCCATTCACTGGGGCGCTTATCCCCTTGCCTTGCATACGTGGAATGAGCCTGTGCTTAAAAGCGTACCAATGGCAAGAGCACTGGGCGTGAATACACTTACACCATTGTTAGGACAAGTATTTGACGTAAATACAAAAACAGAAGATTGGTTTACCCAAGAATAA
- a CDS encoding YdbH family protein — MRKRCLWALIILLLLIVVSVGLVRVFATPKRVAQLTNHFLAPHYHIELADDWQWETTGLTLPELKVKTDQCTLVNLNNTQVTWWNTHSLDVEKASLNYDCLTHLPSDNAEKTPPNLTALWAALPISHVNVKHFQLTNAEALTQGALKPFLSADWALDANYNGNQLVLEAQANNDGLELHHQSTVTPQDGIFQWAGSTDIKQAEDKTYDLHFSANFDPDLSQLPQQGNVLLNWNNSELAVTKGEAKVSWQGADGQLNAQDLTTNSPLLDVPFVFTKDGLDISWGKFYWTFDSYQPIKGFLGLSIHRAAEGLLPLSIDMNVILQTFGEMGKGEIVISGKNGEIGGGDDNNELDFELKTRGDLRYNATVAQTNLTYHLGGLFIHPVVYFYPGSVFKMDTVQPDTKLHVRLPLDDIIIGRYGLEGRLLATLTGTTPQFENLDLKLDGNAHEFIAGIKTVFDLRDEEHKLQSVEKQATNRWDWTINGSANWKSLNTPVKMEGKGFWEADHIELNQLSAHSKEVKMKEVKMAPLSLELKDRLRWDYEEEHIRGLLQAKTDWIELAYGGRFVSPVFGLGIDGKSISNFNFAGDLKAGSLGPLDVLGVYQNTALSGKISWKEQSAKVFQSLFPQQWNWIIHEGSIKGQSEFAINGNGVKMKGELNLKNGKITMPDGEIYGLNIRFPMNYENSALQVASSKPIHISAHNIRYGALSVANGELDLFGRYPNTMKNPLTLRNVKLSLFDGVLTVPQLSFPQSKMATLSFTNIDLAQVLALAQYNQVTLTGRANATLPFWLGHKECLICNGTLEQVGNVSIKLTDEMVKGLKKGGWTENILVDLLKEMELQNSHAAVTLDPKGQMTLRASISGFNPTKRTNNPITLNYTHQENMFELWNMIDYGSQFEQNLQYKLYKQLDKTNDKTP, encoded by the coding sequence ATGCGAAAGCGTTGCCTGTGGGCTTTGATTATTTTGTTGCTGTTGATCGTAGTAAGTGTTGGCTTAGTACGCGTTTTTGCGACCCCGAAACGTGTAGCGCAACTTACCAATCATTTTTTAGCACCGCATTATCACATTGAATTAGCCGATGACTGGCAATGGGAAACCACAGGTTTAACACTGCCAGAGCTAAAAGTGAAAACTGACCAATGTACGCTAGTGAACCTGAATAATACTCAGGTGACTTGGTGGAATACGCATAGTCTTGATGTTGAAAAGGCTAGCTTGAATTATGATTGTTTAACCCATTTACCCAGTGATAATGCTGAAAAAACACCGCCAAATTTGACCGCACTTTGGGCAGCATTGCCTATTTCTCATGTTAACGTTAAACACTTTCAATTAACGAATGCCGAAGCCTTGACACAAGGGGCTTTAAAACCTTTCTTATCGGCTGATTGGGCGTTAGACGCAAACTATAACGGCAACCAATTAGTACTCGAAGCTCAAGCCAATAATGACGGGCTTGAGCTGCATCATCAATCGACTGTCACGCCACAAGATGGCATTTTCCAATGGGCGGGCAGTACCGACATTAAACAAGCGGAAGATAAAACCTACGATCTTCATTTCTCTGCGAATTTTGATCCTGATCTTTCTCAACTGCCTCAACAAGGCAATGTCTTACTCAACTGGAATAACTCAGAACTAGCCGTCACAAAAGGCGAGGCAAAAGTGTCGTGGCAAGGGGCGGATGGTCAGTTAAATGCCCAAGATTTAACAACTAATTCACCATTGTTGGATGTGCCTTTTGTGTTCACCAAAGATGGCTTGGATATTTCGTGGGGGAAATTTTATTGGACCTTTGATAGCTATCAACCAATCAAAGGTTTCCTTGGGTTATCTATTCATCGTGCGGCAGAAGGCTTGTTGCCATTAAGCATTGATATGAACGTGATCTTGCAAACCTTTGGCGAAATGGGCAAAGGGGAGATCGTGATTTCAGGGAAAAATGGTGAAATCGGTGGTGGCGATGATAATAACGAATTGGACTTTGAGCTGAAAACTCGCGGGGATTTACGTTATAACGCTACCGTGGCGCAAACCAATTTAACCTATCATCTCGGCGGGCTCTTCATCCATCCAGTGGTGTATTTTTACCCGGGTTCCGTCTTTAAAATGGATACCGTTCAGCCAGATACCAAGTTGCACGTTCGTTTACCGTTAGATGACATTATTATTGGTCGTTATGGCTTGGAAGGTCGTTTGCTCGCAACATTAACGGGCACGACACCACAGTTTGAAAATCTCGATTTAAAATTAGACGGAAATGCACATGAGTTTATTGCCGGTATTAAAACCGTGTTTGATTTGCGGGATGAAGAACATAAGTTGCAGTCTGTGGAAAAACAAGCGACAAACCGTTGGGATTGGACAATCAATGGCAGTGCAAACTGGAAATCTTTAAATACGCCAGTCAAAATGGAAGGGAAAGGCTTTTGGGAAGCCGATCATATTGAATTAAATCAACTTTCGGCTCATTCTAAAGAAGTCAAAATGAAAGAGGTAAAAATGGCGCCACTTTCATTGGAGCTTAAAGATCGACTCCGCTGGGATTATGAAGAAGAGCATATTCGAGGTTTGTTGCAAGCGAAAACTGATTGGATTGAACTGGCTTATGGCGGTCGTTTTGTTTCGCCTGTTTTCGGTTTAGGTATTGATGGTAAGAGTATCAGTAACTTCAATTTTGCAGGTGATTTAAAGGCCGGTTCGCTTGGGCCTTTAGATGTCTTGGGTGTATATCAAAATACTGCACTCTCAGGCAAAATCAGCTGGAAAGAACAATCGGCAAAAGTATTCCAATCACTTTTCCCCCAACAATGGAATTGGATAATTCATGAGGGTAGCATTAAAGGGCAGAGTGAATTCGCAATCAATGGCAATGGCGTGAAGATGAAGGGGGAGCTGAATCTTAAAAATGGCAAAATCACTATGCCAGATGGTGAGATTTATGGCTTGAATATTCGTTTCCCAATGAATTATGAAAACTCGGCATTGCAAGTGGCTTCGAGTAAACCGATCCATATTTCGGCTCACAATATTCGCTATGGCGCGCTTTCCGTCGCAAATGGGGAATTGGATTTATTTGGGCGTTATCCGAACACCATGAAAAATCCGCTTACTTTGAGAAATGTGAAACTTTCCTTATTTGATGGCGTATTGACGGTGCCTCAGCTCAGTTTCCCACAAAGTAAAATGGCGACGCTTTCTTTTACCAATATTGATTTAGCCCAAGTGTTAGCCTTGGCACAATATAACCAAGTAACCTTGACCGGCCGCGCCAATGCGACCCTGCCATTTTGGCTTGGTCACAAGGAATGTTTGATTTGTAATGGTACATTGGAACAAGTGGGAAATGTGTCCATCAAATTAACCGATGAAATGGTGAAAGGGTTGAAAAAAGGCGGTTGGACAGAAAATATCTTGGTGGATTTATTAAAAGAAATGGAACTGCAAAATTCCCATGCAGCGGTGACGCTCGATCCGAAAGGACAAATGACATTGCGTGCGAGTATTAGCGGATTTAATCCAACCAAGCGAACCAATAATCCGATAACGTTAAATTATACGCACCAAGAAAATATGTTTGAATTGTGGAATATGATTGACTATGGCTCGCAATTTGAACAAAATCTGCAATATAAACTTTATAAGCAATTAGACAAGACAAATGATAAAACACCTTAA
- a CDS encoding YnbE family lipoprotein — MIKHLKFQPHFFIFAAMFTLTACTPTIQLDTPKEGITINMNVVVDHNIKVEMDEKSQKAVGEVEPAKK; from the coding sequence ATGATAAAACACCTTAAATTTCAACCGCACTTTTTTATTTTTGCGGCGATGTTTACACTTACAGCTTGCACACCAACCATTCAATTGGACACACCAAAGGAAGGCATCACCATTAATATGAATGTGGTAGTAGATCACAATATTAAAGTGGAAATGGATGAGAAATCTCAAAAAGCGGTGGGTGAGGTAGAGCCTGCGAAGAAATAA
- a CDS encoding DUF4189 domain-containing protein — MRKLILVLFGLTALNTYADVTQGALQNNPALCAYGHNPNCGGNAGGYTPQVRVEHITINHPPKFGALAYSTKKAILAGAIDQNSQSEAERVALESCRQESGSKDCKVMIGVRNGCVAAAEGRLVRNGFITTPAASATAEETEAKALALCKAKGAKDCKIIAHAGCSFPY, encoded by the coding sequence ATGAGAAAACTAATACTGGTATTGTTTGGTTTAACTGCTTTAAATACCTATGCCGATGTGACTCAAGGTGCTTTGCAGAATAACCCTGCTTTATGTGCTTATGGTCACAATCCGAATTGCGGTGGAAATGCTGGAGGTTACACTCCCCAAGTACGCGTAGAACATATTACAATTAATCATCCTCCTAAATTTGGAGCTTTAGCTTACAGTACTAAAAAAGCTATCCTTGCTGGTGCTATAGATCAGAATTCACAATCTGAAGCAGAACGAGTAGCACTAGAATCTTGTAGACAAGAAAGTGGTAGTAAAGACTGTAAAGTTATGATAGGAGTTCGAAATGGCTGTGTTGCTGCAGCAGAAGGAAGATTAGTCCGTAATGGTTTTATAACGACTCCGGCTGCTTCCGCTACAGCTGAGGAAACAGAAGCTAAAGCTCTAGCACTATGCAAAGCTAAAGGTGCAAAAGACTGTAAAATTATAGCCCACGCAGGTTGCTCTTTCCCCTACTAA
- a CDS encoding PTS mannose/fructose/sorbose transporter subunit IIC: MTTMEIILVTLVAAICGMGSVLDERQTHRPLVACTLIGLVLGDLETGIIVGGTLELVALGWMNVGAAMAPDAALASVIATILVIKGGQDKGSALAIAIPVAAAGQVLTIFVRTLTIFLQHKADDFAAKANFRGIEFCHFSGLALQALRVAIPTFFVALVAGTDTVTEALNAIPEVVTRGLQIAGGFIVVVGYAMVINMMRAGALMPFFFLGFVIASFTNYNLVGLGILGTCLAMIYIQLNPRFHQSTAPQAVAKRELADDELEGL, encoded by the coding sequence ATGACAACAATGGAAATTATTTTAGTCACGCTCGTTGCCGCCATTTGCGGTATGGGGAGTGTATTGGACGAACGTCAAACCCATCGTCCTTTAGTTGCTTGTACCCTAATCGGCTTAGTATTAGGTGATTTAGAAACCGGTATTATTGTCGGTGGTACCCTTGAATTAGTGGCATTAGGCTGGATGAACGTGGGTGCGGCAATGGCACCAGATGCGGCATTAGCCAGTGTGATTGCGACTATCCTCGTCATCAAAGGTGGCCAAGATAAAGGGAGTGCATTAGCGATTGCGATTCCGGTAGCAGCAGCAGGTCAAGTATTAACCATCTTCGTTCGTACTTTAACCATCTTCCTTCAACACAAAGCCGATGATTTTGCCGCAAAAGCCAACTTCCGCGGTATTGAATTCTGTCACTTTAGCGGTCTTGCATTACAAGCGTTACGCGTGGCAATTCCAACCTTCTTCGTTGCGTTAGTAGCAGGTACGGATACGGTGACTGAAGCATTGAACGCGATTCCTGAAGTGGTTACTCGTGGTTTACAAATCGCTGGTGGCTTTATCGTAGTCGTCGGTTATGCGATGGTCATCAATATGATGCGTGCAGGCGCGTTAATGCCATTCTTCTTCCTAGGCTTCGTAATCGCCTCTTTCACCAATTACAACCTTGTCGGTCTCGGTATTTTAGGCACATGCTTAGCGATGATTTATATTCAATTAAACCCACGTTTCCATCAATCTACTGCACCACAAGCAGTTGCAAAACGTGAATTAGCTGATGATGAACTTGAAGGACTATAA
- a CDS encoding mannose/fructose/sorbose PTS transporter subunit IIB has protein sequence MTHIIVATHGKFSEEIVNSAAMVYGEDENCHVVTFLPGEGGEHLIEKYNAIIATLPENEPVLFLVDLFGGSPYNAASRVASERDNTDIVTGINLPMLLEVLDAKDGASLDELVETAKEVGVAAVKSFRQPKESKPAPTPAAKPAEVPKTDPNPTALSGNMNISLLRIDSRLIHGQVATSWAKAVKCEAIFAVNDDVANDALRRDLLLQIAPEHLKAYVIPVEKAIKVYHNPKYAGKNILWLVTNPTDILRLIEGGVKIDKVNVGGMTFREGDKMLSQAVAVNPTDVAAFKQLLDKGVELSLQQVASSPKSMLTHKELDAIQF, from the coding sequence ATGACCCACATTATCGTTGCAACGCACGGTAAGTTTTCTGAAGAAATCGTCAATTCCGCCGCTATGGTGTATGGCGAAGATGAAAACTGCCATGTCGTGACTTTCTTACCGGGTGAAGGCGGTGAGCATTTAATCGAGAAATACAATGCGATTATTGCCACACTGCCTGAAAATGAACCAGTGCTCTTTTTGGTCGATTTATTTGGTGGTAGCCCTTATAACGCGGCAAGCCGAGTCGCCAGTGAAAGAGATAATACCGATATCGTCACCGGCATTAATCTACCGATGTTGCTAGAAGTGCTTGATGCTAAAGATGGCGCTAGCTTAGATGAATTGGTAGAAACCGCGAAAGAAGTCGGGGTCGCTGCCGTGAAATCCTTCCGTCAACCTAAAGAAAGCAAGCCTGCTCCAACGCCCGCTGCTAAGCCAGCTGAAGTACCAAAAACCGATCCAAATCCAACCGCACTTTCTGGCAATATGAACATTTCCTTGTTGCGTATTGATAGTCGTTTAATCCACGGTCAAGTGGCAACCTCTTGGGCGAAAGCAGTGAAATGTGAAGCGATTTTTGCAGTAAATGATGATGTGGCAAATGATGCGCTTCGTCGTGATTTATTACTCCAAATCGCGCCTGAACATTTAAAAGCTTATGTGATTCCAGTAGAAAAAGCCATTAAGGTGTATCACAACCCGAAATATGCAGGTAAAAACATTCTTTGGTTGGTAACCAACCCAACAGACATCCTGCGTTTAATCGAGGGTGGCGTGAAAATTGATAAAGTCAATGTGGGCGGTATGACATTCCGTGAAGGCGATAAGATGCTTTCCCAAGCAGTTGCCGTCAACCCAACAGATGTAGCGGCATTTAAACAGCTTTTAGATAAAGGTGTGGAATTAAGCTTACAACAAGTGGCGAGCAGCCCGAAATCAATGCTCACACACAAAGAGCTTGATGCAATTCAATTTTAA
- the manZ gene encoding PTS mannose transporter subunit IID, translated as MTEQTKKSLTKGDIRSTYWRSTFLLGSFNFERMQAMGFCVSMIPAIKRLYSKKEDQAAALKRHLEFFNTQPWVASSIIGVTAAMEQERANGNDIDDSAISGVKVGLMGPLAGVGDPIFWGTLRPVLAALGAGLAITGSLLGPLLFFIGINLCRAVTRWYGFKYGYEKGTTIVNDMGGGRLQKLTQGASILGLFVMGSLVSKWTSINIPLELSRYKNQMGEEVVTTVQSVLNDLLPGLAALGLTFLCMYLLRKKINAMYIIFALFGVGILGYHFGVLA; from the coding sequence ATGACTGAACAAACTAAAAAATCATTAACAAAAGGCGATATTCGTAGCACTTACTGGCGTTCAACTTTCTTGCTAGGTTCCTTCAACTTTGAACGTATGCAAGCAATGGGTTTCTGTGTATCCATGATCCCAGCCATTAAACGTCTTTACAGCAAAAAAGAAGATCAAGCAGCGGCATTAAAACGCCACTTAGAATTCTTCAACACCCAACCTTGGGTAGCATCATCTATCATTGGTGTTACTGCTGCGATGGAACAAGAACGTGCGAACGGTAACGATATTGATGACTCAGCAATCAGCGGGGTGAAAGTCGGTTTAATGGGCCCATTAGCCGGTGTGGGTGACCCAATTTTCTGGGGAACATTACGTCCTGTATTGGCCGCACTTGGTGCAGGTTTAGCCATTACTGGTAGCCTTTTAGGGCCATTGCTTTTCTTCATCGGTATCAACCTTTGCCGTGCAGTAACTCGTTGGTATGGTTTCAAATACGGCTATGAAAAAGGTACCACAATCGTTAACGATATGGGTGGCGGTCGCTTACAAAAATTGACGCAGGGGGCATCTATCCTCGGTCTCTTTGTCATGGGCTCTCTGGTATCGAAATGGACGAGTATCAACATTCCATTAGAACTTTCCCGCTATAAAAACCAAATGGGCGAAGAAGTGGTGACCACCGTACAAAGCGTGTTAAACGATCTTCTCCCAGGCCTTGCGGCGTTAGGTTTAACTTTCTTATGTATGTATTTATTACGTAAAAAAATCAACGCCATGTACATCATCTTCGCCTTATTCGGCGTGGGTATTTTAGGCTATCATTTTGGTGTGTTGGCATAA